One Sulfoacidibacillus ferrooxidans DNA window includes the following coding sequences:
- a CDS encoding HPP family protein produces the protein MNTAQDFMIRDVISIDPNASIRELLLLFAKRNVSGVIVTSKDGKLKGMVTVGDVFRHLQPQVNHSIDAITFMTFYTAQNSLPERVQVMLEEPVTKIMTSRQLIFTTVDAPLEEIIEVFAGRRFKKLPVVNTENKVIGVISRGDLLRFIVMEMLTQ, from the coding sequence ATGAATACTGCACAGGATTTTATGATTCGTGATGTCATTTCCATTGACCCTAATGCATCGATTCGGGAACTATTATTGCTGTTTGCAAAACGCAATGTGAGTGGAGTGATTGTCACTTCAAAAGATGGTAAGCTTAAGGGAATGGTTACGGTTGGCGATGTCTTTCGCCATTTGCAACCACAGGTGAATCATTCAATTGATGCGATTACATTTATGACATTCTATACAGCACAAAATTCACTGCCTGAGCGCGTTCAAGTCATGTTAGAAGAACCTGTAACGAAGATCATGACAAGCCGTCAACTTATTTTTACAACAGTAGATGCACCACTTGAAGAAATCATTGAGGTATTTGCTGGTCGGAGATTTAAAAAATTGCCTGTTGTGAACACAGAAAACAAGGTGATCGGTGTGATTAGTCGCGGTGATTTATTGCGTTTTATTGTGATGGAGATGCTTACACAGTAG
- a CDS encoding SGNH/GDSL hydrolase family protein — protein MKRGKRSRLAIMSIIFAMLSAPAAMADTSVTTQTSQPSLVALGDSITFGYNLGNNKAPSQKAFPYVIGSAKGYRVTDLGVPGWTSGNLLQALTTPRFMTAIRGAKVITVDIGSNDILQPAIKDGLLHASGQPPTLTSAEKLQFVDAIATFGQNLHAILTKIHTVNPQAQIILYNIYDPIPESYVKLRMISELLIGSENAIIATEGSEDHLAVADAYQAFNQQLSTYVLPGHVHPTVAGQQELAKLGLAILARPVAKPYYQTKAQFIYDFLAILGQAPDQSGHSPFKDVATHSYLWGYVHKALQLHLLSPVSSTFFGANSDVTASQAAQIAVNFLHVHLNNGESAFAFAKQQGFLNGLINHPYMTLRDEVLFVTRIENDMQTTSQRVPASWHMTQTEASVLREALKKSMASPYMQLKASMIMQTSGDLTTEGAQSSLAQGILQQMKNTLHMNIEENKGFNDGEPVLSSQVTMIPSPSDNMPVSALTEVQEYVANGNLYMNSGSGWKNIPGLYDLQSVLSNQLGGAALTIGALQDMTIIPISGGYQFEGSLNTQKMDAIIKGLFSSMPMLSQSSGMSSKSSEEFMTRVLNQMQTEVTFTVLATANGYQLNSEQMNVQLTVPFSSIPGVKTKLTGANAVILQDIKDLQLDEHITSNMTYDREIVAQPNGLPH, from the coding sequence ATGAAACGCGGTAAACGATCTCGTCTCGCTATCATGAGTATCATTTTTGCCATGCTATCTGCACCAGCTGCAATGGCAGACACTTCCGTAACGACGCAGACATCACAGCCATCATTAGTTGCACTTGGTGATTCGATTACATTCGGTTACAATCTTGGTAATAATAAAGCGCCATCACAAAAAGCTTTCCCATATGTAATAGGTTCTGCAAAGGGGTATCGAGTCACTGATCTTGGAGTGCCGGGGTGGACATCTGGGAATTTGCTGCAGGCGCTGACAACGCCACGTTTTATGACAGCTATTCGTGGTGCAAAGGTTATTACAGTAGATATTGGTAGCAATGATATCTTACAGCCAGCGATTAAAGATGGCCTGTTACATGCATCAGGTCAACCACCCACACTCACTTCCGCAGAAAAGTTGCAGTTTGTTGATGCAATCGCTACATTTGGGCAAAACCTCCATGCTATTCTTACAAAAATACACACTGTCAATCCACAGGCACAAATTATTCTCTACAATATTTATGATCCCATTCCGGAATCTTATGTAAAACTGCGTATGATCAGTGAACTGCTGATTGGATCTGAGAATGCTATCATTGCAACAGAAGGTTCAGAGGATCATCTGGCTGTAGCTGATGCATATCAAGCATTTAATCAGCAGTTGTCTACTTATGTACTACCTGGACATGTTCATCCAACTGTTGCCGGTCAACAAGAACTTGCGAAGCTAGGGTTAGCCATCTTGGCGCGTCCAGTAGCTAAACCTTACTATCAGACGAAAGCACAGTTTATTTATGACTTTTTAGCTATTTTGGGACAAGCACCAGATCAATCAGGTCATTCTCCATTTAAGGATGTAGCAACTCATTCTTATCTGTGGGGCTATGTGCATAAAGCATTGCAGTTACACTTATTGTCTCCTGTTTCGTCTACATTTTTTGGGGCAAATTCCGATGTGACAGCCAGTCAGGCTGCACAAATTGCAGTGAATTTTCTTCATGTTCATTTAAATAATGGAGAAAGTGCGTTTGCTTTTGCTAAACAACAAGGATTTTTGAATGGGTTGATCAATCATCCGTATATGACATTGCGAGATGAGGTGCTGTTTGTAACTCGTATCGAAAATGATATGCAGACTACATCGCAACGTGTACCTGCGTCTTGGCACATGACTCAAACAGAAGCATCCGTGTTGCGTGAAGCATTGAAGAAAAGCATGGCGTCTCCGTACATGCAATTGAAAGCTAGTATGATCATGCAGACATCAGGTGATCTGACGACAGAGGGTGCGCAAAGTAGTTTGGCTCAGGGTATCCTTCAACAAATGAAAAATACGCTGCACATGAATATTGAGGAAAATAAGGGTTTTAACGATGGGGAACCGGTCTTGTCCTCACAAGTGACGATGATACCATCACCATCTGATAACATGCCTGTCTCTGCGTTAACAGAAGTTCAGGAGTATGTGGCAAATGGGAATCTTTATATGAATTCGGGTTCTGGGTGGAAAAACATTCCTGGTTTGTATGACCTCCAGTCTGTATTATCGAATCAATTGGGAGGTGCAGCGCTAACCATTGGTGCTTTGCAGGACATGACTATTATTCCTATAAGCGGAGGGTATCAGTTTGAGGGTTCATTAAATACACAAAAAATGGATGCAATAATCAAAGGATTGTTTTCTTCTATGCCCATGTTGTCACAATCTAGCGGTATGAGTAGTAAAAGCTCTGAAGAGTTTATGACTCGTGTGTTAAATCAAATGCAAACAGAAGTTACGTTTACCGTATTAGCAACCGCAAATGGCTATCAACTGAATAGTGAGCAAATGAATGTTCAATTGACTGTCCCCTTTTCCAGTATTCCTGGTGTCAAGACGAAACTTACTGGTGCAAATGCGGTAATATTACAAGACATCAAAGATTTACAATTAGATGAACACATCACATCCAACATGACGTATGATAGAGAAATAGTAGCACAACCTAATGGGTTGCCTCATTAA
- a CDS encoding DsrE family protein: MNTKFLIIVHASDTEGAKAAHALLYAKELNEAGIEVKIMFDGAGVKSLAGFITNTERPTHNLYLQLKEQGIIIGVCEYCTTAMGVADPVLQSGIMALNEVNGHPSIAEYVKQGFTPIIM; this comes from the coding sequence ATGAATACAAAGTTTCTCATTATTGTACATGCGAGTGATACAGAAGGTGCAAAAGCTGCTCACGCTTTACTTTACGCAAAAGAATTGAATGAAGCAGGGATTGAAGTTAAGATCATGTTTGATGGTGCTGGCGTAAAGTCGCTTGCTGGATTCATCACAAATACAGAGCGTCCAACACACAATTTATATCTGCAGTTAAAAGAACAGGGAATTATAATTGGCGTGTGTGAGTATTGCACAACAGCCATGGGTGTTGCCGATCCTGTACTACAATCCGGCATTATGGCACTTAATGAAGTCAATGGCCATCCAAGTATTGCAGAATATGTGAAGCAAGGCTTTACACCTATCATTATGTAA
- a CDS encoding class II aldolase/adducin family protein, producing the protein MSDKTADQLREELVQVAHRLFDAGVMFKGEHANLSARLGKDQMVITRGGSVAKLSKEDFAIVTLDGTVVEGHVEPVLAEVIEMHAAVYRARESVGGIIHNHAPHITTFAIAHQPIPVVYEPLLRFGITEAVPVVPWAPRGSAESVNGIVDIVKNHPGLPAVILANHGVLAFGATPLATAQIVTTLDEAAELVIQARMIGGEKALPQAAFAKVQEHMLQFAQK; encoded by the coding sequence ATGAGTGATAAAACAGCAGATCAACTGAGGGAAGAGTTAGTACAAGTTGCACATCGTTTATTTGATGCAGGTGTTATGTTTAAAGGAGAACACGCCAATTTGTCAGCGCGTTTAGGAAAAGATCAGATGGTGATTACACGGGGTGGAAGCGTAGCAAAATTATCAAAAGAAGATTTTGCTATCGTAACATTAGATGGTACCGTTGTAGAAGGTCATGTTGAACCAGTACTTGCAGAAGTCATTGAAATGCATGCTGCAGTATATCGGGCACGTGAATCAGTGGGCGGTATCATTCATAACCATGCGCCCCATATCACTACGTTTGCGATTGCACATCAACCTATTCCTGTCGTGTACGAACCATTGTTGCGGTTTGGCATCACAGAAGCAGTACCAGTTGTTCCTTGGGCTCCTAGAGGGTCTGCAGAATCAGTAAATGGCATTGTAGATATTGTTAAAAATCACCCTGGTTTGCCAGCAGTCATTTTAGCTAATCATGGCGTCTTAGCATTTGGTGCAACACCACTTGCAACAGCGCAGATTGTTACAACTCTTGATGAAGCTGCAGAACTGGTTATCCAAGCACGTATGATCGGTGGAGAAAAAGCATTACCACAAGCAGCATTTGCAAAAGTGCAAGAGCATATGTTGCAGTTTGCTCAAAAATAA
- a CDS encoding sulfite exporter TauE/SafE family protein, translated as MDLTPLQVVLAILSGGVVGFALGLIGGGGSILAVPLLLYVVGMHNAHLVIGTTALAVAINAYLNLIPHARAGNVRWKAAVSFAIPGAIGAYIGSTLGKDMDGKALLFLFAILMMVVAVIMLKPKKNVETDFTKDVDVKFSKVIPAGLIVGIVSGFFGIGGGFLIVPGLLFSTGMPMIWAIGSSLFSVGTFGLTTAVNYASSGLVDWMVVLEYVAGGIVGGILGTMLATRLSKSKRMLNYVFSGVIIVVAIYMLYVNFSAFHHL; from the coding sequence ATGGATCTAACGCCCTTGCAAGTCGTACTCGCTATTCTATCTGGTGGTGTTGTCGGATTTGCTTTAGGGTTAATCGGCGGGGGTGGCTCGATACTTGCCGTTCCGCTATTGCTATATGTTGTGGGTATGCATAATGCCCATCTTGTGATTGGAACCACTGCGCTTGCAGTAGCAATTAATGCTTATTTAAATCTTATTCCACACGCAAGAGCAGGAAATGTACGTTGGAAAGCTGCCGTGTCATTTGCAATACCTGGTGCAATCGGTGCGTATATTGGTTCGACGCTTGGTAAAGATATGGATGGGAAGGCTTTATTATTTCTTTTTGCTATCTTGATGATGGTCGTTGCAGTCATCATGTTAAAACCAAAAAAGAATGTAGAAACAGATTTTACAAAAGATGTTGACGTTAAGTTTTCGAAGGTTATTCCTGCTGGACTAATCGTTGGTATTGTATCTGGATTCTTTGGTATTGGTGGGGGATTCCTCATCGTACCTGGATTGCTCTTCTCAACGGGCATGCCTATGATTTGGGCTATTGGGAGTTCACTCTTCTCGGTAGGTACATTTGGATTAACGACAGCTGTAAACTACGCTTCGAGTGGACTTGTGGATTGGATGGTCGTTCTTGAATATGTTGCAGGCGGTATAGTCGGTGGAATTCTTGGCACCATGTTAGCCACAAGGCTAAGTAAGAGTAAGCGAATGCTCAATTATGTGTTCTCAGGCGTCATTATCGTGGTGGCTATTTACATGTTGTATGTGAATTTTAGCGCATTTCATCATCTGTAA
- a CDS encoding response regulator transcription factor — protein sequence MQSTRIILVDDHALVRQGVRTLLEEEPGFHVVGEAETGDDAIPLAIREQPDVMLVDVHMPRGVDGVTAARRIKEAVPHTRIFMLTMFDDEVHLERMLLAGVDGVLFKHDSSQEIISAIRSTSSSKGTPYLPPRIRPEIRQKLLDLLKAPSKSLSSSVLTPRETEILALIAQGYTNREIADRLHISVKTVEAHRARIVERIGAESRVDLIQYALQHGLISKPIL from the coding sequence ATGCAAAGTACCCGAATTATCTTAGTTGACGATCATGCATTGGTGCGTCAAGGTGTGCGCACATTACTTGAAGAAGAACCTGGGTTTCACGTTGTTGGAGAGGCCGAGACGGGGGACGATGCCATTCCATTAGCGATTCGAGAACAACCAGATGTGATGTTAGTTGATGTTCATATGCCACGTGGAGTAGATGGGGTAACCGCTGCAAGAAGAATTAAGGAAGCTGTACCACATACACGTATTTTCATGTTGACAATGTTTGATGATGAGGTTCATTTAGAACGGATGTTACTAGCTGGAGTGGATGGGGTATTGTTCAAACACGACTCTAGTCAAGAAATTATTAGTGCGATTCGATCCACAAGTTCTTCCAAAGGAACACCGTATTTGCCGCCACGTATTCGCCCGGAGATACGACAAAAGTTACTTGACTTATTAAAGGCTCCATCCAAATCCCTTTCTAGTAGCGTTCTTACTCCGCGAGAGACTGAGATATTGGCACTGATCGCACAAGGTTATACCAATCGAGAAATTGCGGATCGTCTGCATATTAGTGTTAAGACGGTCGAAGCTCATCGAGCACGTATTGTGGAGCGCATCGGTGCGGAGTCACGTGTGGATTTGATACAGTATGCATTGCAACATGGGCTAATTTCAAAACCGATTCTATGA
- a CDS encoding histidine kinase has protein sequence MGSVSVHLPRRVIRLSNSTFSFSAMRLEEYRRLRQLFFLLSDGIIVMDPQRRIVFVNPAAIRLTGWLLGDVVPYCLYCQTRKVETGSERCLLAADPKRHYFESEMPTKMGRPVPVGMSRTFLTADEGNFRRDMVITVRDVTVERQEEELAVSRRLTHHTLNVQEDERKRLSQELHDGISQTLYGISLGMEHLQRHIKDASLTDKLNQLQERLRSCMQEVRVLSRSLYPAVLHDIGLLAAIRSLRDELTTDHCAVQFLTDLEEDDEMTASVAVQVYRIVQEGIRNALQHSQARYVSILLFQSDDHENVLLQIEDDGVGFVLPDKDREHMGYGLRNMQERARAIAGTFDIETSPSQGTKIRIQFPRSGTRE, from the coding sequence ATGGGTAGTGTGAGTGTACATTTGCCACGGCGAGTGATTCGGTTAAGTAATTCTACATTTAGTTTTAGTGCGATGCGTTTAGAGGAATATCGCAGGTTACGCCAACTTTTTTTTCTATTAAGCGATGGAATTATCGTGATGGATCCACAGCGTAGAATTGTATTTGTGAATCCTGCCGCGATTCGCCTTACAGGCTGGCTATTAGGTGATGTAGTCCCTTATTGTCTGTACTGTCAGACTCGCAAAGTAGAGACTGGCAGTGAGCGATGTTTACTTGCGGCTGATCCGAAGCGTCATTACTTTGAGTCGGAAATGCCGACTAAAATGGGCAGACCAGTACCAGTTGGTATGAGTCGGACGTTCTTAACAGCTGATGAGGGCAACTTTCGACGTGATATGGTGATTACAGTGCGGGATGTCACCGTTGAACGACAAGAGGAAGAACTTGCAGTGAGTCGAAGGCTCACACATCACACATTAAACGTGCAAGAGGATGAACGAAAACGGTTATCCCAAGAATTGCACGATGGTATTTCGCAGACACTTTATGGAATTAGCCTGGGTATGGAACACTTGCAACGTCATATTAAAGATGCATCATTAACCGATAAGTTAAATCAATTGCAGGAGCGTTTGCGATCTTGTATGCAAGAAGTACGAGTTCTATCGCGCAGCTTGTATCCGGCAGTCCTTCACGATATTGGATTATTGGCAGCCATTCGATCGCTTCGGGACGAATTGACAACAGATCATTGCGCTGTGCAGTTTCTTACAGACTTAGAGGAAGATGATGAAATGACTGCATCTGTTGCGGTCCAGGTATATCGCATTGTTCAAGAAGGCATTCGCAATGCCTTGCAGCATAGCCAAGCACGCTATGTGAGTATTTTACTCTTTCAATCAGATGATCATGAAAATGTATTATTACAAATTGAAGACGATGGAGTCGGATTTGTATTGCCTGATAAAGATCGAGAGCATATGGGCTATGGATTACGCAATATGCAAGAGCGGGCACGAGCGATCGCAGGAACATTTGACATTGAAACGTCGCCTAGTCAAGGGACGAAGATTCGCATTCAGTTTCCACGTAGTGGAACAAGGGAGTGA
- a CDS encoding cytochrome ubiquinol oxidase subunit I, protein MNETDMVRALFGITLAYHITYATMGVGTPFLIFLAEIMSLRTKNPLYRLYAKRLTRVAILIVGVGIVTGTTVAVMLSVLWPKFMEVVGQIINLPFELEVFAFMLESLFLAIYVYGGDRLSQKARIFTSLFVTIGAGLSALLVTDVNAFMNTPTGLIYAHGQVQHANPWAAMFNPSMPTELGHVLASAYMAVAFVFAAAAAKGLLKPHITEFEKRYHKQNLTLTVAVGGIAAVCTAFLGDASGKMLAVYQPEKLAAAEGLFHTTRYAPLVIGGIVSASKQKIIGGIPIPGLLSWLATLHFSGKVRGLDTFPRWTWPALMPVHLMFDTMVGIGTFAIGVAFVYFFYRYKMRSNPTPRWLLRVIFITGILSMIAIEDGWVFAEEARQPWIIYGMMTVSQAVTTTPDIGWMFGGFMLLYTVLLIATVWALRHYFKNHPLREDDNIDDITGARTDSGVPQ, encoded by the coding sequence ATGAACGAGACCGATATGGTCCGTGCGCTCTTCGGAATTACGTTAGCTTATCATATCACTTATGCAACGATGGGCGTCGGAACACCATTTCTCATCTTTTTAGCTGAGATTATGAGTCTACGGACGAAAAATCCACTCTATCGACTATACGCTAAGCGTCTAACGCGAGTAGCAATTTTAATAGTAGGTGTTGGAATTGTAACAGGAACTACAGTTGCTGTTATGCTGTCTGTACTTTGGCCGAAGTTTATGGAAGTCGTTGGCCAAATCATTAATTTACCGTTTGAGCTTGAAGTATTTGCGTTTATGTTAGAGTCATTATTCCTTGCCATCTATGTCTACGGTGGTGATCGACTCAGTCAAAAGGCGCGAATATTTACATCTTTGTTTGTAACCATTGGTGCTGGATTATCAGCATTACTGGTTACGGATGTCAATGCCTTTATGAATACACCAACCGGCCTTATTTATGCACACGGTCAAGTACAACATGCAAACCCTTGGGCAGCTATGTTCAATCCATCGATGCCTACAGAACTTGGCCACGTACTGGCTTCAGCATATATGGCTGTTGCTTTCGTTTTTGCAGCAGCTGCTGCAAAAGGACTGTTGAAACCACATATCACAGAGTTTGAAAAACGCTATCACAAACAAAATTTAACGCTAACCGTTGCAGTAGGAGGAATCGCTGCTGTATGTACGGCTTTTTTGGGAGACGCATCTGGAAAAATGCTTGCAGTCTATCAACCAGAAAAATTAGCCGCAGCAGAAGGACTCTTCCATACAACACGTTACGCTCCATTAGTCATTGGCGGTATTGTCAGTGCATCGAAGCAAAAAATTATTGGTGGCATTCCAATACCAGGGCTTTTAAGCTGGCTTGCAACGCTTCATTTTAGTGGTAAAGTACGCGGTCTAGATACATTTCCACGTTGGACTTGGCCTGCTCTTATGCCAGTTCACTTGATGTTTGATACGATGGTTGGTATTGGCACATTTGCGATCGGCGTGGCATTTGTCTATTTCTTTTATCGCTATAAAATGCGTTCAAACCCAACACCTCGTTGGCTTTTACGTGTGATTTTTATCACAGGGATCCTATCCATGATTGCGATTGAAGACGGCTGGGTATTTGCAGAGGAAGCTCGTCAACCATGGATTATCTACGGGATGATGACCGTTTCTCAAGCCGTAACTACGACACCTGATATCGGCTGGATGTTTGGTGGTTTCATGCTTCTTTATACTGTATTACTTATCGCTACCGTATGGGCACTACGTCATTATTTTAAAAATCACCCATTGCGTGAAGATGACAACATCGATGACATCACTGGCGCGCGCACAGATTCGGGGGTGCCACAATGA
- a CDS encoding cytochrome d ubiquinol oxidase subunit II: MSLSTFGAGFLWLLVLVYSILAAIDFGSSYWRWHFHLRGNWRAETVAVTYVSPTWELINSFLIVIPVALVGLFPVAAFAYGTVLALPATILLILLALRGAYLQFGYASSRFKKQTIYIAGITGFLLPGVFISLLPMSQGGYVTQSGSNYVLLLGRFFSSPVVYIFMAFGISLALYLSALFLARYADLGGLKTPYQRFRKAALLTGPLSLFLGALAFTIPTPNGIQLMAPSGNNLAWEVLMTISILSFIASFALLFFKRSRSKSTLGSLFILGLAITQIITAQSAYAISHAKYILYPLLTFHAAASNTAMFTATLLVLIVGLAVMTPGLLWFRRLFIVDAKYVATHTSEPH; encoded by the coding sequence ATGAGTTTGAGTACTTTTGGAGCAGGCTTTCTATGGTTATTGGTCCTTGTATATTCGATCTTAGCTGCCATCGACTTTGGTTCGAGTTATTGGCGCTGGCATTTCCATCTACGAGGTAATTGGCGCGCAGAAACGGTCGCAGTTACCTATGTCTCTCCTACGTGGGAATTGATCAATTCATTTTTGATCGTCATTCCAGTAGCCTTAGTTGGTCTATTCCCTGTAGCAGCGTTTGCTTACGGTACAGTGTTAGCCTTACCGGCCACCATTCTACTCATTTTACTTGCACTGCGTGGTGCATACCTCCAATTCGGGTACGCATCAAGTCGCTTTAAAAAACAAACAATCTACATTGCAGGTATCACTGGTTTCCTTCTCCCTGGTGTATTTATCAGCTTGTTGCCGATGTCACAAGGTGGATATGTCACTCAGTCAGGATCAAATTATGTACTCTTGCTCGGACGATTTTTTTCAAGCCCTGTCGTCTACATCTTTATGGCATTTGGGATCTCCCTAGCGCTTTATCTGTCAGCGCTCTTTCTTGCTCGCTATGCAGACTTAGGTGGTCTTAAAACTCCATATCAACGGTTTCGTAAAGCCGCGTTGTTGACAGGGCCGCTCAGTCTATTTTTAGGTGCTTTGGCATTTACTATTCCTACGCCAAATGGAATACAGTTAATGGCACCAAGTGGCAATAATCTTGCATGGGAAGTACTGATGACTATTTCCATCCTATCGTTCATTGCCAGTTTTGCACTTCTGTTCTTCAAGCGAAGTCGATCGAAGTCAACGTTAGGTTCATTGTTTATTCTCGGCTTAGCCATCACACAGATTATTACTGCACAGTCTGCTTATGCGATTAGTCATGCAAAGTATATTTTGTATCCTTTGCTCACCTTTCACGCAGCTGCGTCAAACACAGCGATGTTTACAGCGACGCTACTTGTTCTCATTGTAGGTCTAGCGGTCATGACACCTGGACTCTTGTGGTTCCGACGATTATTTATTGTGGACGCAAAATATGTGGCTACACATACAAGTGAACCGCACTAG
- a CDS encoding GtrA family protein has protein sequence MDYIAAQVQNKTLRIQQRFFTRRYHRFLLVGMINASVDIGILNGFMVLWPTHFSAQLLTYNTIAVLCTLATSYLLNRRWTFADSANSSQRQIWLFWIQGAVNMVINDLILAIFSNQVLAHLTKSALVNSDLSKGIAMFTSSSISYMVLRLLVFRAVEVPQ, from the coding sequence GTGGACTACATCGCTGCTCAGGTGCAAAACAAAACATTACGTATACAACAGCGTTTTTTCACTCGACGGTATCATCGCTTCCTTTTAGTGGGCATGATCAATGCCTCTGTAGATATTGGGATATTGAATGGTTTCATGGTCCTGTGGCCAACCCATTTTTCCGCTCAACTTCTAACATATAATACCATCGCTGTTTTGTGCACCCTTGCAACAAGCTATCTGCTTAATCGAAGATGGACATTTGCTGATTCGGCAAACTCTAGTCAGAGACAAATATGGTTGTTTTGGATTCAAGGCGCTGTGAATATGGTGATCAATGATCTCATACTAGCTATTTTTTCGAACCAAGTACTTGCTCACTTGACTAAATCGGCTTTGGTTAATAGCGATTTGTCAAAAGGGATTGCCATGTTTACCTCTTCTTCTATTAGCTATATGGTACTACGGTTACTTGTATTTAGGGCGGTTGAAGTGCCTCAATAA
- a CDS encoding MBL fold metallo-hydrolase, producing the protein MLLRYFFDEKLAQASYLVGCQACGVAIVIDPARDVTPYLEAAKKEGLQIIAATETHLHADFTSGARELGVEHGATLYLSAEGDPEWRHQYINEVKHVLIKDGDRFSIGNIFFQVMHTPGHTPESVSFLLEDHGGDHSRGAMGIFSGDFVFVGDVGRPDLLEKAVGVAGSSEVGAKQMFQSLKRFKELPDYLQLWPAHGAGSACGKALGAIPSSTVGYEKQFNWALAHTNEDEFVAALLAGQPEPPAYFAMMKKFNKEGPALLRDAVETKEMPASELMDLIASGALVVDTRLAAEFRKGHVPGTINIPHNKAFVNWAGWLVDYSKPVYLLAASDSVEKVVHDLHSIGIDNVPGFFNLSAIAEVEKSGVTLNKYEETTPTEIVEHVLAGNVHVIDVRNAAEWGEGHIPGAKHIMLGKLSGRLNEIPRDEEIILQCQSGARSAIATSILSANGFTKIRNLAGGFTQWHKDGLAVEK; encoded by the coding sequence ATGTTACTTCGTTATTTTTTCGATGAGAAACTCGCACAAGCATCTTACCTTGTAGGATGTCAAGCATGTGGTGTTGCTATTGTGATCGATCCTGCACGTGATGTAACTCCATATTTAGAGGCGGCAAAAAAAGAAGGTTTACAGATCATTGCAGCGACTGAGACACACTTACATGCTGACTTTACTTCAGGCGCTCGTGAACTAGGTGTTGAACACGGCGCAACACTGTATTTGTCTGCTGAAGGTGATCCTGAATGGAGACATCAATATATTAATGAAGTGAAACATGTTCTTATTAAAGATGGTGACCGCTTTAGTATTGGAAATATTTTCTTCCAAGTTATGCACACACCTGGTCATACACCTGAGAGTGTCTCCTTCTTACTTGAGGATCATGGCGGTGATCATTCGCGTGGTGCGATGGGTATCTTCTCAGGGGACTTTGTCTTTGTGGGAGATGTAGGTCGACCAGATTTACTAGAAAAAGCAGTTGGTGTAGCTGGCTCTTCAGAAGTGGGAGCAAAGCAAATGTTTCAATCGCTCAAACGCTTTAAAGAACTTCCAGATTACTTGCAATTGTGGCCAGCACATGGTGCAGGAAGTGCATGTGGAAAAGCTCTCGGTGCAATTCCATCGAGTACTGTAGGGTATGAAAAACAGTTTAACTGGGCACTCGCGCATACGAATGAAGATGAGTTTGTTGCGGCATTGCTTGCAGGACAACCTGAGCCACCTGCGTACTTTGCTATGATGAAGAAATTTAACAAAGAGGGTCCAGCTTTACTTCGTGATGCAGTGGAAACGAAAGAAATGCCTGCATCTGAGCTTATGGATCTCATTGCGTCAGGCGCACTTGTTGTGGATACGCGGTTAGCGGCGGAATTCCGTAAAGGTCATGTACCTGGTACGATTAACATTCCTCACAATAAAGCATTTGTTAACTGGGCTGGATGGCTTGTTGATTACAGTAAGCCAGTGTATCTTTTAGCTGCAAGTGATAGTGTGGAAAAAGTGGTACATGATCTCCACTCAATTGGAATCGACAATGTACCTGGTTTCTTCAATCTCTCCGCTATTGCTGAGGTAGAAAAATCAGGTGTTACACTAAATAAATACGAAGAAACGACACCTACTGAAATTGTTGAACATGTACTTGCGGGTAACGTTCATGTCATTGACGTGCGCAATGCTGCGGAGTGGGGCGAAGGTCATATTCCTGGCGCAAAACATATCATGCTTGGAAAGCTAAGCGGTAGATTGAACGAAATACCTCGTGACGAAGAGATTATTTTACAGTGTCAGTCTGGTGCACGTTCAGCGATTGCCACAAGTATTCTTAGTGCAAATGGATTTACAAAGATCCGCAATTTAGCTGGAGGTTTTACTCAGTGGCATAAAGATGGGTTAGCTGTTGAGAAGTAA